The following coding sequences are from one Oncorhynchus nerka isolate Pitt River linkage group LG6, Oner_Uvic_2.0, whole genome shotgun sequence window:
- the LOC115130496 gene encoding heterogeneous nuclear ribonucleoprotein A0-like: MTNQLCKLFVGGLNVETTDDGLRQHFEQYGQLTDCVVVQNQQLQRSRCFGFVTYSSAEEADAAMAARPHVVDGTNVELKRAVAREDAGRPEALAKVKKIFIGGLKDDIEDDHLNDYFSQFGVIEKAEVISDKQTLKKRGFGFVYFEDNDSADKAVVLKFHTINGHKVEVKKALTKQEMQSAGGRGGRGGRGMRGSQNGYDGGRGGGYGNYGGNYGGNGGYGGGYGNGGGYGNQGGYGGGYGDQMGSSYGGNGYNDFGEDYGQQSSGYGAMKGGNYSGRSAAPYSRGGASGYGRGGYGGY; the protein is encoded by the coding sequence ATGACGAACCAACTTTGTAAGCTGTTTGTCGGTGGATTGAACGTCGAGACTACAGACGATGGACTTCGGCAACATTTCGAGCAGTACGGCCAGTTAACCGACTGCGTAGTGGTTCAGAACCAGCAGCTACAAAGGTCCCGGTGCTTCGGCTTTGTAACCTACTCAAGCGCGGAGGAGGCCGATGCAGCCATGGCCGCCAGGCCACATGTCGTCGATGGTACCAACGTGGAGTTAAAAAGGGCAGTTGCACGGGAAGATGCCGGTAGGCCAGAGGCACTCGCCaaagttaaaaaaatatttatcgGTGGGTTGAAAGACGACATAGAAGACGACCATTTGAATGATTATTTCTCTCAATTCGGGGTAATTGAGAAGGCCGAAGTAATCAGTGACAAACAGACTCTCAAAAAAAGAGGATTTGGCTTTGTCTATTTTGAAGATAATGACTCTGCCGACAAAGCAGTGGTGCTGAAGTTCCACACAATCAATGGGCACAAAGTGGAGGTGAAGAAGGCCCTCACCAAGCAAGAGATGCAGTCAGCCGGTGGTCGGGGAGGAAGAGGCGGGCGAGGAATGAGAGGGTCTCAAAATGGCTACGACGGCGGAAGAGGTGGCGGCTACGGCAACTATGGCGGTAATTATGGAGGAAATGGCGGCTACGGTGGCGGCTACGGCAATGGAGGTGGTTACGGTAACCAAGGGGGATACGGAGGAGGTTATGGAGATCAAATGGGGAGCAGTTATGGTGGGAACGGTTATAATGACTTTGGCGAAGATTACGGACAGCAGTCCTCCGGCTATGGTGCAATGAAAGGTGGTAATTATTCAGGCAGGAGCGCAGCACCGTACTCCCGTGGAGGCGCCAGTGGTTATGGCAGGGGTGGATATGGTGGTTATTAG